From the Leptolyngbya sp. O-77 genome, one window contains:
- a CDS encoding glycosyltransferase family 4 protein yields the protein MFLTRGHRIALISVDGDPAAEIGQEEAGGQNVYVRQVGETLAAQGWQVDMFTRRSDPEQPMIVEHQPHCRTIRLVAGPAEFMSRDLLFDYLPEFVEQFLAFQMQEGVEYSLVHTHYWLSSWVGMRLKRQMPSLVQVHTYHSLGAVKYRTLGELPPIGAKRLVVEKDCLETVDSVVATSPQEREHMRSLVSTQGRIDMIPCGTDISRFGHITRAEARRQLGFAPEDKIVLYVGRFDPRKGIETLVRAVGESDLRHMPNLKLVIGGGSRPGKSDGLERDRIEGIVQALGLTSMTQFPGRLGDTNLHLYYAAADVCVVPSHYEPFGLVPIEAMASHTPVVASNVGGLQYTIVPEVTGLLVPPKDTEAFAGAIARILKNPAWRDKLGNAGRQRVELGFSWDSVASRLGQLYLQLIANVADEVVPIEVENAAQEVAA from the coding sequence ATGTTTCTGACTCGGGGTCATCGAATTGCGCTGATTTCGGTAGACGGAGATCCAGCGGCTGAAATTGGACAAGAAGAGGCAGGCGGTCAAAATGTTTATGTTCGGCAAGTTGGCGAGACGCTGGCCGCGCAGGGCTGGCAGGTGGATATGTTCACGCGCCGCAGCGACCCAGAGCAGCCGATGATCGTGGAACACCAGCCCCATTGCCGGACAATTCGGCTAGTGGCTGGCCCGGCGGAGTTTATGAGCCGCGATCTGCTGTTTGACTATTTGCCAGAGTTTGTGGAGCAGTTTCTCGCCTTTCAAATGCAGGAAGGGGTTGAGTATTCGCTCGTTCACACCCATTACTGGCTCTCGTCGTGGGTGGGGATGCGGCTGAAGCGCCAGATGCCGTCGCTGGTGCAGGTGCATACCTACCACTCGCTGGGCGCAGTGAAGTATCGCACGCTGGGCGAACTGCCGCCAATTGGCGCGAAACGGCTGGTAGTCGAAAAAGATTGCCTGGAAACGGTGGATTCGGTGGTGGCGACCAGTCCCCAAGAGCGGGAACACATGCGATCGCTCGTCTCCACCCAAGGGCGCATCGACATGATTCCCTGCGGTACTGACATCAGCCGCTTTGGCCACATCACCCGCGCCGAAGCCCGCCGGCAGCTTGGCTTTGCACCCGAAGATAAGATCGTGCTGTATGTGGGTCGATTTGACCCGCGCAAGGGCATCGAAACGCTGGTTCGGGCTGTAGGAGAGTCTGATTTGCGGCATATGCCCAACCTGAAGCTGGTGATCGGCGGCGGCAGTCGCCCCGGCAAGAGTGATGGGCTGGAGCGCGATCGCATCGAAGGGATTGTGCAAGCGCTGGGACTGACCAGCATGACCCAATTCCCTGGCCGCCTGGGCGACACCAACTTGCATCTCTATTACGCAGCGGCGGATGTGTGCGTCGTGCCCAGCCACTATGAACCGTTTGGGCTGGTGCCCATCGAAGCGATGGCCAGCCATACGCCCGTGGTGGCCAGCAATGTGGGTGGGTTGCAATATACCATCGTGCCAGAGGTGACGGGGCTGCTGGTGCCGCCGAAGGATACTGAAGCCTTTGCGGGGGCGATCGCCCGCATCCTCAAAAACCCTGCCTGGCGAGACAAACTGGGCAACGCGGGTCGTCAGCGCGTAGAACTCGGCTTTAGCTGGGACAGTGTTGCATCGCGCCTGGGGCAACTCTATCTCCAGCTCATCGCCAATGTGGCGGATGAGGTTGTCCCGATAGAGGTGGAAAACGCCGCGCAGGAAGTGGCGGCATAG